The following coding sequences lie in one Pseudorca crassidens isolate mPseCra1 chromosome 2, mPseCra1.hap1, whole genome shotgun sequence genomic window:
- the HJV gene encoding hemojuvelin isoform X2 gives MQECIDQKVYQAEVDNLPAAFEDGSINGGDRPGGSSLSIRTANPGSHVEIRAAYIGTTIIIRQTAGQLSFSIKVAEDVARAFSAEQDLQLCVGGCPPSQRLSRSERSRRGAITIDTARQLCKEGLPVEDAYFHSCVFDVLISGDPNFTVAAQAALEDARAFLPDLEKLHLFPSDAGVPLSSATLLAPLLSGVFVLWLCIQ, from the coding sequence ATGCAGGAATGCATTGATCAGAAGGTCTACCAGGCTGAGGTGGACAATCTTCCCGCAGCCTTTGAAGATGGTTCTATCAATGGAGGTGACCGACCTGGGGGCTCAAGTTTATCCATTCGAACTGCTAACCCTGGGAGCCATGTGGAGATCCGAGCTGCCTACATTGGCACAACTATAATCATTCGGCAGACAGCTGGGCAGCTCTCCTTCTCCATCAAAGTAGCAGAGGATGTGGCCAGGGCCTTCTCAGCTGAGCAGGACTTGCAGCTCTGCGTTGGGGGATGCCCTCCAAGTCAGCGACTCTCACGCTCAGAGCGCAGTCGTCGGGGAGCTATAACCATTGATACTGCCAGACAGCTGTGCAAGGAAGGGCTGCCAGTTGAAGACGCTTACTTCCATTCCTGTGTCTTTGATGTTTTAATCTCTGGTGACCCCAACTTTACTGTGGCAGCGCAGGCAGCTCTGGAGGACGCCCGAGCCTTCCTGCCGGACTTGGAAAAACTGCACCTCTTCCCCTCGGATGCTGGGGTTCCTCTTTCCTCAGCAACCCTCCTAGCCCCACTCCTCTCTGGGGTCTTTGTTCTGTGGCTTTGCATTCAATAA
- the HJV gene encoding hemojuvelin isoform X1, whose product MGDPGQSPSPWCPHGSPPTLSILTLLLLLCGHAHSQCKILRCNAEYVSSTLSLRGGGSPGALRGGGRGGGVGSSGLCRALRSYALCTRRTARTCRGDLAFHSAVHGIEDLMIQHNCSRQGPTAPPPPRGPALPGAGPVRSSGPPAPDPCDYEGRFFRLNGQPPGFLHCASFGDPHVRSFHHHFHTCRVQGAWPLLDNDFLFVQATSSPVASGANATTTRKLTIIFKNMQECIDQKVYQAEVDNLPAAFEDGSINGGDRPGGSSLSIRTANPGSHVEIRAAYIGTTIIIRQTAGQLSFSIKVAEDVARAFSAEQDLQLCVGGCPPSQRLSRSERSRRGAITIDTARQLCKEGLPVEDAYFHSCVFDVLISGDPNFTVAAQAALEDARAFLPDLEKLHLFPSDAGVPLSSATLLAPLLSGVFVLWLCIQ is encoded by the exons ATGGGGGATCCAGGCCAGTCCCCTAGTCCCTGGTGCCCCCATGGCAGTCCCCCAACTCTAAGCATTCTCACTCTCCTGCTGCTCCTCTGTGGACATG CTCATTCTCAGTGCAAGATCCTCCGCTGCAATGCTGAGTATGTATCTTCCACTCTGAGCCTTAGAGGTGGGGGTTCACCAGGAGCCCTTCGAGGAGGAGgccggggtggaggggtgggctcCAGCGGCCTCTGCCGAGCCCTCCGCTCCTACGCGCTCTGCACTCGGCGCACGGCCCGCACCTGCCGCGGGGACCTCGCCTTCCATTCTGCTGTGCACGGCATCGAAGACCTGATGATCCAGCACAACTGCTCCCGCCAGGGCCCCacggcccctcccccaccccggggcCCAGCCCTTCCAGGCGCAGGCCCGGTGCGCTCCTCTGGTCCCCCAGCCCCGGACCCCTGTGACTATGAAGGCCGGTTTTTCCGGCTGAACGGTCAGCCCCCAGGCTTCTTGCATTGCGCCTCCTTCGGGGACCCTCACGTGCGCAGCTTCCATCACCACTTTCACACGTGCCGTGTCCAAGGAGCTTGGCCCTTGCTGGATAATGACTTCCTTTTTGTCCAGGCCACCAGCTCCCCCGTGGCATCGGGGGCCAACGCCACCACCACCCGGAAG CTCACCATTATATTTAAGAACATGCAGGAATGCATTGATCAGAAGGTCTACCAGGCTGAGGTGGACAATCTTCCCGCAGCCTTTGAAGATGGTTCTATCAATGGAGGTGACCGACCTGGGGGCTCAAGTTTATCCATTCGAACTGCTAACCCTGGGAGCCATGTGGAGATCCGAGCTGCCTACATTGGCACAACTATAATCATTCGGCAGACAGCTGGGCAGCTCTCCTTCTCCATCAAAGTAGCAGAGGATGTGGCCAGGGCCTTCTCAGCTGAGCAGGACTTGCAGCTCTGCGTTGGGGGATGCCCTCCAAGTCAGCGACTCTCACGCTCAGAGCGCAGTCGTCGGGGAGCTATAACCATTGATACTGCCAGACAGCTGTGCAAGGAAGGGCTGCCAGTTGAAGACGCTTACTTCCATTCCTGTGTCTTTGATGTTTTAATCTCTGGTGACCCCAACTTTACTGTGGCAGCGCAGGCAGCTCTGGAGGACGCCCGAGCCTTCCTGCCGGACTTGGAAAAACTGCACCTCTTCCCCTCGGATGCTGGGGTTCCTCTTTCCTCAGCAACCCTCCTAGCCCCACTCCTCTCTGGGGTCTTTGTTCTGTGGCTTTGCATTCAATAA